A genome region from Marinobacter panjinensis includes the following:
- the tolR gene encoding protein TolR, whose amino-acid sequence MKGMGMMPANRRKPMSEINVVPYIDVMLVLLIIFMVTAPMLTQGVKVDLPETTSEPIQSDKNVESIVVSVDSNGAYFMDVGDESSDPMSLGDIRERISKILSQRTDREVLVRGDEHVEYGTVVRLMSQLQAAGATNVGLITEAPTNDE is encoded by the coding sequence ATGAAAGGCATGGGAATGATGCCGGCAAACCGCCGCAAGCCGATGTCGGAAATCAACGTTGTGCCCTACATCGACGTGATGCTGGTGCTGCTGATCATCTTCATGGTGACAGCGCCAATGCTGACGCAGGGCGTCAAGGTGGACTTGCCGGAAACAACCTCCGAGCCAATCCAGTCCGACAAGAACGTGGAGTCCATTGTGGTGTCGGTGGACAGCAATGGCGCGTATTTCATGGATGTAGGTGACGAAAGCAGCGATCCGATGTCGCTGGGGGATATTCGTGAGCGGATCTCCAAGATCCTGTCCCAGCGTACAGATCGTGAAGTTCTGGTGCGCGGAGACGAGCATGTGGAATATGGCACGGTGGTTCGTCTGATGTCCCAGTTGCAGGCGGCGGGTGCCACCAATGTGGGTCTGATTACCGAAGCACCAACCAACGATGAGTGA
- the tolQ gene encoding protein TolQ encodes MESEVSVWYLIANAGVLVQLVMLLLALASIVSWALIFQRLQVFRKAKQAQNAFEERFWSGMDLGQLYREVNSDPTPFSGMESLFRAGFKEFSRLRQQSRDADAVMEGTQRAMRVAFSREQERLELHLPFLATVGSTSPYVGLFGTVWGIMNSFRGLAQVQQATLATVAPGISEALIATAMGLFAAIPAVIAYNRFASISDALLKNYETFAEEFSSILHRRVHSSEQSAT; translated from the coding sequence GTGGAGTCAGAAGTTTCTGTTTGGTATCTCATCGCCAATGCCGGGGTGCTGGTTCAGCTGGTCATGCTGTTGCTTGCCCTGGCGTCCATTGTCTCCTGGGCGCTTATTTTTCAGCGCCTTCAGGTGTTCCGCAAGGCAAAGCAGGCGCAGAATGCCTTTGAGGAGCGTTTCTGGTCCGGCATGGACCTGGGGCAACTGTACCGTGAAGTGAACAGCGACCCCACCCCGTTTTCCGGCATGGAATCCCTGTTTCGTGCAGGCTTCAAGGAGTTCTCGCGCCTGCGCCAGCAAAGCCGTGATGCCGATGCCGTCATGGAAGGCACTCAGCGGGCCATGCGCGTCGCGTTCTCCCGAGAACAGGAAAGGCTGGAATTGCACCTGCCATTCCTGGCAACGGTTGGTTCCACCAGCCCCTATGTGGGTCTGTTTGGTACCGTCTGGGGCATCATGAATTCTTTCCGCGGACTGGCACAGGTGCAACAGGCCACACTGGCAACGGTCGCACCGGGTATTTCCGAAGCATTGATCGCCACTGCCATGGGTCTGTTCGCGGCGATTCCGGCGGTTATTGCTTACAACCGCTTCGCCTCAATCTCGGACGCGCTGCTGAAGAACTACGAAACCTTTGCCGAAGAGTTTTCCAGCATCCTCCACCGCCGGGTACACAGCAGCGAGCAATCGGCCACGTGA
- a CDS encoding YbgC/FadM family acyl-CoA thioesterase translates to MTDRYEPSSGLPVRVYIEDTDAGGIVYHAKYLHYMERARTEWVRSRGVGLRAGLADNVSYVVQRLSIHYGAPAKLDDELRVTAEPVAFGRVWMDFRQLVVRVPDEAVLASADVRVACIALDSGRPRRLPANMLKLLENDRKTNSQVE, encoded by the coding sequence TTGACTGATCGTTACGAGCCATCGTCCGGCCTGCCGGTCAGGGTCTATATTGAAGACACAGATGCCGGTGGCATTGTGTACCATGCCAAATACCTGCACTACATGGAGCGTGCCCGAACCGAGTGGGTGCGAAGCCGGGGTGTCGGCCTGCGGGCGGGTCTGGCGGATAATGTCAGTTATGTGGTCCAGCGCCTGTCCATTCATTACGGGGCGCCGGCGAAGCTGGACGATGAGTTGCGGGTGACTGCAGAGCCGGTGGCATTCGGCCGGGTCTGGATGGATTTTCGTCAGCTGGTAGTGCGGGTTCCGGATGAGGCTGTGCTGGCGTCTGCGGATGTTCGCGTGGCCTGTATCGCTCTGGATTCCGGCCGGCCACGGCGGCTACCCGCAAACATGCTGAAGTTGCTGGAAAACGACCGGAAAACCAATTCACAAGTGGAATAA